Proteins from a single region of Bdellovibrio bacteriovorus HD100:
- a CDS encoding SIMPL domain-containing protein: MKKYVLAGLMAVSMVSGAQALADSRYIIVSGFAERGLDPNMVNLNIEVWSKASTAKQAQGLAANQFKQVRKTLEDFKVKKEDIQTDNYSLNPEYEYDQKLRQNKMVGFRVSQSLTVTLRKVEDAGNFLDALVADKKTMDAGVNVSSLSWDSDKRDQTETATLGEAVRATRTKADEIAKAAGVKIKGVSKISHGVSGGLPPQPVFRNFGGAKMMAEAASTDVAAGQIKVRVEVTAEYEIN; encoded by the coding sequence ATGAAGAAGTACGTTTTGGCAGGCCTTATGGCTGTCTCTATGGTATCCGGGGCCCAGGCTTTGGCCGACAGTCGCTACATTATCGTGAGTGGTTTTGCAGAAAGAGGACTGGACCCAAATATGGTCAACCTCAATATCGAAGTTTGGAGCAAGGCCTCCACCGCTAAGCAAGCTCAAGGACTGGCGGCGAACCAGTTTAAGCAGGTCAGAAAAACTCTGGAAGATTTCAAAGTTAAAAAAGAGGATATTCAGACCGACAACTATTCTTTGAATCCGGAATATGAATACGACCAAAAACTTCGTCAGAATAAAATGGTCGGCTTCCGCGTGTCCCAGTCTTTGACGGTGACTTTGCGTAAAGTCGAAGACGCCGGGAACTTCCTGGATGCCCTGGTTGCCGACAAAAAGACCATGGATGCGGGTGTCAACGTTTCGTCACTGTCCTGGGATTCTGACAAGCGTGATCAGACGGAAACGGCCACGTTGGGTGAAGCTGTTCGTGCGACCCGCACCAAGGCTGATGAAATCGCCAAGGCGGCTGGTGTGAAGATCAAAGGTGTTTCCAAGATCAGCCACGGCGTGTCTGGCGGCTTGCCACCACAACCGGTGTTCAGAAACTTTGGCGGCGCCAAAATGATGGCGGAAGCCGCTTCCACTGATGTGGCTGCAGGTCAGATCAAAGTTCGTGTTGAAGTCACAGCAGAATACGAGATTAATTAA
- a CDS encoding OmpA family protein, whose product MKKMLLIGTAVAMMLSGCATTQENPNTAKGAGIGAAIGAVAGAVIGHQTGKRNEGALIGAALGAGIGGTVGHRLDKQQKELAKIAETKRTEQGLITKLKSDILFDTGKADLKPAAQTNINQLAAIMKKYPENILTVKGYTDDTGSQMVNNPLSEQRAKAVSAQLVAAGVPAQTVTSIGMGALNPVDPAKTKEARAKNRRVEIEITVDESKVPKS is encoded by the coding sequence ATGAAAAAGATGCTTTTGATCGGCACAGCAGTAGCAATGATGCTTTCTGGCTGCGCAACTACACAAGAAAACCCAAACACAGCTAAAGGTGCTGGTATCGGTGCGGCGATTGGTGCTGTTGCAGGTGCGGTGATTGGTCACCAAACTGGTAAACGCAACGAAGGCGCTTTGATTGGTGCGGCATTGGGCGCTGGTATCGGCGGGACTGTGGGTCACCGTCTGGACAAACAACAAAAAGAACTGGCGAAAATCGCTGAAACCAAAAGAACTGAGCAGGGTCTGATCACGAAGCTGAAAAGCGACATCCTGTTTGACACTGGCAAAGCGGATTTGAAACCAGCAGCACAAACTAACATCAATCAGTTGGCTGCGATCATGAAGAAATATCCAGAAAACATTCTGACCGTAAAAGGTTACACTGATGACACTGGCTCTCAGATGGTGAACAACCCATTGTCTGAACAACGTGCAAAAGCCGTCAGCGCTCAATTGGTTGCTGCAGGCGTTCCTGCACAAACAGTGACTTCCATCGGCATGGGTGCATTGAACCCAGTGGACCCAGCAAAAACGAAAGAAGCGCGTGCGAAAAATCGCCGTGTGGAAATCGAAATCACTGTGGACGAATCCAAAGTTCCTAAGTCTTAA
- a CDS encoding KH domain-containing protein — protein MGKGDGNDVVVIRRNGLGSQVQSGDSDKDPVDVRERVRFVLQEMLSCLVAEPSQTTVRVSVGSKTTLYEIDTVSADFGRIVGSKGRTIESMRCLVAAMCGSAGFRAVLQIKDEARFVRKT, from the coding sequence GTGGGAAAAGGTGACGGTAATGATGTCGTGGTGATCAGAAGAAACGGTCTTGGTTCTCAGGTGCAAAGTGGGGACTCGGATAAAGACCCCGTTGACGTGCGAGAAAGGGTCCGTTTCGTGCTTCAAGAGATGCTGTCCTGCCTTGTCGCAGAACCAAGTCAAACCACGGTCCGAGTCAGTGTCGGAAGCAAAACGACTCTGTATGAAATCGACACCGTGTCCGCCGACTTTGGCAGAATTGTAGGCTCGAAGGGGCGCACCATTGAATCCATGAGATGCCTGGTGGCCGCAATGTGTGGCAGCGCGGGATTTCGCGCGGTCTTGCAGATTAAAGACGAGGCTCGGTTTGTCAGAAAGACTTGA
- a CDS encoding DUF4423 domain-containing protein: MELAALLRTELAKRQNKNPRYSLRAFAKSLDQDAGTLTRVMSGQRVVKQPTALAVMQALNIDSGMQDQILASLSSSRKQRTPKTAKMQPVSVADFENIFETTNIHLLASLRLKKFRPKRNWDNLARHLRLAPEELESRLISLEKIGAIAIKNSTVEVISKNLSTLPIPFTTERRKAVQKDFLDQAKRAIDEVPFELRDNCTLTIPISGKDLAKIKQILQKARTRINDLSEKKSTHDHIYNVSMAVYPVIL; encoded by the coding sequence ATGGAACTAGCGGCACTTTTAAGAACTGAACTCGCAAAAAGGCAGAACAAGAATCCTCGGTACAGCCTTCGGGCGTTTGCCAAGAGTCTTGATCAGGACGCCGGAACACTGACACGGGTGATGAGCGGCCAAAGAGTCGTAAAACAGCCTACGGCCCTGGCCGTGATGCAGGCGCTGAATATTGATTCAGGAATGCAGGACCAGATTCTGGCCAGCCTTTCCAGCAGCCGCAAACAAAGAACACCAAAGACCGCCAAGATGCAGCCCGTTTCCGTGGCTGACTTTGAGAACATCTTTGAAACAACCAACATTCATCTTCTGGCCAGCCTGCGCCTGAAAAAGTTCAGACCCAAACGCAATTGGGACAACCTGGCCCGCCACCTGCGTCTCGCACCGGAAGAACTCGAGTCCCGCCTGATCAGTCTTGAAAAAATCGGTGCCATTGCCATCAAAAACTCGACTGTGGAAGTCATCAGCAAAAATCTCAGCACCCTGCCCATTCCGTTCACTACAGAAAGACGCAAAGCCGTGCAGAAAGACTTCCTGGATCAGGCCAAACGCGCCATTGACGAGGTTCCCTTTGAACTTCGGGACAACTGCACCCTGACCATCCCCATCAGCGGGAAGGACCTTGCCAAGATCAAACAGATCCTGCAAAAGGCCCGGACTCGTATCAATGATCTGTCTGAAAAAAAATCGACCCATGACCATATCTATAACGTCAGCATGGCTGTTTATCCGGTGATTCTATGA
- a CDS encoding HD domain-containing protein: MNIEMPILPENLNRPEIVEKSWVVTLSGSRFSILKPDPDAIMIEDIACALARQARFNGHTRFFYSVGQHSCLGAEVSPTKEIALHMLFHDATEAYVGDLVSPVKALLPDFEIIESRIHWAISKRFNLEYPLPKVVKQIDRRLLATEVRDLITKDLKSWNISEDEPFDFPIIPWPSEVTEARFLDLAKSLLKK; encoded by the coding sequence ATGAACATCGAAATGCCCATTCTGCCGGAAAATTTGAATCGTCCTGAAATCGTGGAAAAATCCTGGGTTGTGACCCTGTCGGGAAGCCGCTTCAGCATTCTGAAGCCGGATCCGGATGCGATTATGATTGAAGACATCGCCTGCGCGCTGGCTCGTCAGGCAAGATTTAATGGGCACACACGCTTCTTCTACAGCGTGGGTCAGCACTCTTGCCTGGGGGCGGAAGTTTCCCCAACCAAAGAGATCGCCTTGCACATGCTTTTCCATGATGCGACCGAAGCCTATGTGGGTGATCTGGTGTCTCCGGTGAAGGCTTTGCTGCCGGATTTTGAAATCATCGAATCCCGCATTCACTGGGCGATTTCCAAACGCTTCAACCTGGAATACCCACTGCCAAAAGTGGTGAAGCAGATCGACCGCCGCCTGCTGGCGACGGAAGTCCGTGACCTGATCACCAAAGATCTGAAGTCCTGGAATATTTCAGAAGATGAGCCGTTTGATTTCCCGATCATCCCTTGGCCGTCGGAAGTCACCGAGGCCCGCTTCCTGGATCTGGCAAAAAGCCTTTTGAAAAAATAA
- a CDS encoding FAD-dependent oxidoreductase yields MQRRDFLKTSLSVAALSSLPASSLAKGSEWVNDQLTDDWPIARLKESENNSIDFNGDDINRPHDAFWNIDGYIEKKGGEPKSFSEDLDVVIVGGGIAGLSTAYYLRDKKIALLEMDFRLGGNSKGEQYKNSVYSTGAAYLVEPDQTAPLGSLLTELGIWDKARRESSDHTTVLYNNKFTSPFWKGATDKAAADNFNKVFKRLAEIGAEADFDYNGELARSVDHLNFEQWLAKEFGDVHKHLLEYFQLYGWSSFCGSTDELSAYQYLGFICAETGTLMAYPGGNAYVAHKMAQKIRKDAGDKSLRAGSIVLRVTTEGDSAVILYEDAMGVLKKIRAKQVVMACQKFVAKRLLPQMPKDQADAITMLPYRAYLVGNILTKKNFQSPSYELYCLKGQVPPSPTPMRRGDRSFTDVCFGTWAQEDKVDHSVLTLYHGIPYDGARQFLFNPASHDKYKAKYLQDVEPILQTMNLGMNDVHGIRLTRWGHALPLSRAGLIQDGLPQKASESINGIIHFANQDNWMNPCFETAHHCAIEVATKIKGQ; encoded by the coding sequence ATGCAAAGACGTGATTTTCTAAAAACCAGCTTGTCCGTGGCAGCTCTTTCTTCTCTTCCTGCATCCTCTCTGGCCAAAGGCTCGGAGTGGGTCAATGACCAGCTGACGGACGACTGGCCGATTGCGCGCCTGAAGGAATCTGAAAACAACAGCATTGATTTCAATGGTGATGACATCAACCGCCCGCACGATGCCTTCTGGAACATCGACGGCTATATCGAGAAAAAAGGCGGCGAACCCAAGTCCTTCTCTGAGGACCTGGATGTCGTGATCGTGGGGGGCGGTATTGCCGGCCTTTCCACAGCTTACTATTTGCGCGACAAAAAAATCGCCTTGCTTGAAATGGATTTCCGTCTGGGCGGAAACTCCAAAGGGGAACAGTACAAAAATTCTGTCTATTCCACAGGCGCGGCTTATTTGGTTGAACCAGATCAGACAGCCCCACTGGGAAGTCTTTTGACGGAACTGGGCATCTGGGACAAAGCCCGTCGTGAAAGCTCTGATCACACCACGGTTCTTTACAACAACAAGTTCACGTCCCCGTTCTGGAAAGGGGCCACAGACAAAGCGGCCGCTGACAACTTCAACAAGGTCTTTAAGCGCCTGGCTGAAATCGGTGCGGAAGCGGACTTCGACTATAACGGAGAGTTGGCTCGTTCGGTGGATCACCTGAACTTCGAACAATGGCTGGCAAAAGAATTCGGCGACGTGCACAAGCACTTGCTTGAATACTTCCAGCTGTACGGATGGAGCTCGTTCTGCGGATCTACCGACGAACTGTCGGCGTACCAGTACCTGGGCTTTATCTGTGCAGAGACCGGCACGTTGATGGCCTACCCGGGTGGTAACGCTTATGTTGCACACAAGATGGCGCAAAAGATCCGCAAAGATGCCGGTGACAAATCCCTGCGTGCAGGAAGCATCGTTTTGCGTGTGACCACTGAAGGTGATTCCGCTGTGATCCTTTATGAAGACGCCATGGGTGTTCTGAAAAAGATCCGCGCCAAACAAGTGGTCATGGCCTGCCAAAAGTTTGTCGCCAAACGTCTGTTGCCACAGATGCCAAAAGACCAAGCTGACGCAATCACCATGCTTCCGTACCGCGCGTACCTGGTTGGCAACATCCTGACGAAAAAGAACTTCCAAAGTCCAAGTTATGAACTGTACTGCCTGAAAGGCCAAGTGCCCCCGTCACCAACACCGATGAGACGTGGTGACCGCAGCTTCACGGATGTTTGTTTCGGCACTTGGGCCCAGGAAGACAAAGTCGATCACAGCGTGCTGACTCTTTATCACGGCATCCCTTACGATGGGGCCCGTCAGTTCCTGTTCAATCCGGCTTCCCACGACAAATACAAAGCCAAGTATCTGCAGGATGTGGAACCGATTCTGCAAACCATGAACCTCGGCATGAATGACGTGCACGGCATCCGCCTGACTCGCTGGGGCCACGCTTTGCCGCTGTCTCGCGCGGGTCTGATTCAAGACGGTTTGCCACAAAAAGCATCTGAGTCCATCAACGGCATCATCCACTTTGCCAATCAGGACAACTGGATGAACCCCTGCTTTGAAACGGCTCACCACTGCGCGATCGAAGTGGCGACAAAAATCAAAGGCCAGTAA
- a CDS encoding DUF3703 domain-containing protein: MFKLGNCRCQADTVFNEGGVVSPEVKGHFQNELNKAFEFIKSKDFHSAWTALARAHILGQFDAIPHLKVHWHMFRLGLASMNTQEILGQIPRMILAIPGSLTGKAPKGNTGLSNVGIFKPMDIPEDLQKILNPRL, encoded by the coding sequence ATGTTCAAGCTTGGCAACTGCCGTTGCCAGGCTGATACTGTCTTTAATGAAGGCGGTGTCGTGTCTCCGGAAGTCAAAGGTCATTTTCAGAACGAATTAAACAAAGCATTCGAGTTTATTAAGTCCAAGGATTTTCATTCCGCATGGACGGCATTGGCCAGAGCCCACATCCTGGGGCAATTCGATGCCATTCCCCATTTAAAAGTTCACTGGCACATGTTCCGCCTGGGGCTTGCCTCAATGAACACGCAAGAGATCCTGGGACAAATTCCTCGAATGATTCTGGCGATTCCTGGCTCTCTGACAGGCAAAGCCCCGAAGGGAAACACCGGGCTTTCCAACGTCGGAATATTTAAGCCCATGGACATCCCAGAGGACCTTCAAAAAATCCTGAATCCGAGACTGTAA
- a CDS encoding substrate-binding periplasmic protein, whose protein sequence is MKRWTALTALIFIALSSVNARALVVVGQNYEPYYFHDGTSGINGACYEIVQRLCSFEKAHCKFKFAPVRRFMAMLKTGEADVGCPLGRSAPRETAFHMHTLFRARYAFFGLPEATHKIKSYTDLNGLKVGVLSPAMTEISLQRIHEFTDKAFTIEPEKTIFNSLLKAEKKAYALAYGNRDVALRWIEKTRSKLREVPELGEPVAYSIAFSKKNIDEKRFQKIQQYLSVLHKDGTLEQIARKYRLTPAEHFSYPQVTDPNP, encoded by the coding sequence ATGAAGCGATGGACCGCCCTGACTGCCTTGATTTTTATTGCCTTATCATCTGTAAATGCCCGCGCCCTGGTGGTGGTGGGCCAAAACTATGAGCCTTACTATTTTCACGACGGCACTTCCGGCATCAACGGTGCCTGTTATGAAATCGTGCAAAGACTCTGCAGTTTTGAAAAAGCTCACTGCAAATTCAAATTTGCACCTGTGCGCCGATTCATGGCCATGTTGAAAACGGGCGAAGCGGATGTTGGTTGTCCACTGGGTCGTTCAGCTCCGCGTGAAACCGCATTTCATATGCACACGCTGTTTCGCGCTCGCTATGCTTTTTTTGGACTGCCTGAAGCCACACACAAAATCAAAAGCTATACTGACTTAAATGGACTTAAAGTTGGCGTGCTTTCCCCGGCGATGACAGAGATCAGCCTGCAGCGGATTCATGAATTCACAGACAAGGCGTTCACGATTGAACCTGAAAAAACCATTTTCAACTCCCTGTTGAAGGCCGAAAAGAAAGCCTATGCCCTAGCCTATGGCAATCGCGACGTGGCTTTGCGCTGGATTGAAAAAACCCGCAGCAAACTGCGTGAGGTCCCGGAACTGGGAGAACCGGTGGCATACTCCATCGCCTTTTCAAAAAAGAACATTGATGAAAAACGCTTTCAAAAGATCCAGCAGTACCTGTCTGTTTTACACAAAGACGGAACCCTAGAGCAAATCGCCCGCAAGTACCGCCTGACTCCGGCAGAACATTTCAGCTATCCGCAGGTCACAGACCCCAACCCCTGA
- a CDS encoding aconitate hydratase, with protein MASKIETTPDMVQNVYKKTAERLAVVRNRLNRPLTLAEKILFGHLDDPQNQELVRGESFLLLRPDRVAMQDATAQMALLQFMLAGKDEAAVPSTVHCDHLIQAYKGAGADMTVANATNKEVYDFLATASSRYNIGFWKPGAGIIHQVILENYAFPGGLMIGTDSHTPNAGGLGMCAVGVGGSDASDVMVGLPWEVKNPKLIGVHLKGKLGGWASAKDVILKLCGMLTVKGGTDKVVEYFGEGTSSISCTGKATITNMGAELGATCSVFPYDERMGAYLKSTGRDQLAAIADGHKDILSADADVVANPGKYFDEVYEIDLSALEPHLVGPHTPDLARPISALKKEVAEKGYTVKISSALIGSCTNSSYEDIGRAAFVAKQAMEVGVKMTSPFLVSPGSTQIQNTIERDGQMATFNEVGATVLANACGPCIGQWKRDDIKAGEKNTIVTSFNRNFRARNDANPETLAFIASPEIVMALGLAGRLDFNPATDELEGPKGKIKLQAPVAPELPAKGFIADTEGYQKPAGATAQVAVNPSSDRLQLLSPFTKWDGKDFVDQLVLAKAKGKCTTDHISPGGKWLNYRGHLDNISNNMLLGADNAFTGEIGKGKNQLTGETAEFAQVARAYQKAGKGWVIIGDENYGEGSSREHAAMCPRHLGASAVITKSFARIHETNLKKQGVLALTFVNPKDYDKVQEADRVSLVDLKDLAPGKNVKMNIKHADGSSETIELKHTYNAEQLKWFRAGSALNLIRGL; from the coding sequence ATGGCTTCGAAAATCGAAACTACACCGGATATGGTGCAGAACGTTTACAAGAAGACAGCTGAAAGACTGGCTGTTGTTCGCAATCGCTTGAACCGCCCTTTGACATTGGCGGAGAAAATTTTGTTCGGTCACTTGGACGATCCACAAAACCAGGAATTGGTTCGTGGCGAAAGTTTCTTGTTGTTGAGACCAGACCGCGTGGCGATGCAAGATGCGACAGCGCAGATGGCTTTGTTGCAATTCATGCTGGCTGGTAAAGACGAAGCAGCTGTTCCTTCCACAGTACACTGCGATCACTTGATCCAGGCTTACAAAGGTGCGGGCGCAGACATGACGGTTGCCAATGCAACCAACAAAGAAGTTTATGACTTCCTGGCGACAGCTTCTTCCCGTTACAACATCGGCTTCTGGAAACCAGGCGCTGGTATCATTCACCAAGTCATCCTTGAAAACTACGCGTTCCCAGGCGGCTTGATGATCGGTACGGACTCTCACACTCCGAATGCGGGTGGTTTGGGTATGTGTGCTGTGGGCGTTGGTGGTTCTGATGCTTCTGACGTGATGGTGGGTCTGCCTTGGGAAGTTAAAAATCCTAAGCTGATCGGTGTTCACCTGAAAGGCAAACTGGGCGGTTGGGCGTCTGCAAAAGACGTGATCCTGAAACTGTGCGGAATGCTGACTGTAAAAGGTGGTACGGATAAGGTTGTCGAGTACTTCGGTGAAGGCACGTCCTCCATCTCTTGTACTGGTAAAGCAACTATCACCAACATGGGTGCTGAGCTGGGTGCAACCTGCTCTGTATTCCCATACGACGAGCGCATGGGCGCTTACCTGAAATCCACAGGTCGTGATCAACTGGCGGCTATCGCTGACGGTCACAAAGACATCCTGTCTGCAGACGCGGACGTTGTGGCAAACCCAGGTAAATACTTCGACGAAGTTTACGAAATCGACTTGTCTGCTTTGGAACCACACCTGGTGGGTCCTCACACTCCAGACTTGGCTCGTCCGATCTCTGCACTTAAAAAAGAAGTGGCTGAGAAAGGTTACACAGTTAAGATTTCCTCTGCTTTGATCGGTTCCTGCACGAATTCTTCTTACGAAGATATCGGTCGCGCGGCGTTCGTGGCGAAACAAGCTATGGAAGTGGGCGTGAAAATGACGTCTCCGTTCCTGGTTTCCCCGGGTTCCACTCAGATCCAGAACACGATTGAGCGTGATGGCCAGATGGCGACGTTCAACGAAGTGGGCGCGACAGTGTTGGCGAACGCTTGCGGTCCTTGCATCGGTCAGTGGAAACGTGACGACATCAAGGCGGGCGAGAAAAACACGATCGTAACTTCCTTCAACCGTAACTTCCGCGCACGTAACGATGCGAATCCAGAGACTCTGGCGTTCATCGCTTCGCCGGAAATCGTTATGGCATTGGGTCTGGCAGGTCGTTTGGACTTCAACCCGGCGACTGACGAGCTGGAAGGTCCAAAAGGCAAAATCAAACTTCAGGCGCCAGTGGCTCCAGAGTTGCCGGCTAAAGGCTTCATCGCCGACACTGAAGGTTATCAGAAACCAGCAGGTGCTACCGCTCAAGTGGCAGTGAATCCTTCTTCTGATCGTTTGCAGCTTCTTTCTCCGTTCACCAAATGGGATGGCAAAGACTTCGTTGATCAATTGGTTCTTGCGAAAGCAAAAGGCAAGTGCACGACGGATCATATCTCTCCGGGTGGTAAATGGTTGAACTACCGTGGTCACTTGGACAACATCTCCAACAACATGTTGTTGGGTGCGGATAACGCGTTCACAGGTGAAATCGGTAAAGGTAAAAACCAACTGACTGGTGAAACAGCAGAATTCGCTCAGGTGGCACGTGCTTACCAAAAAGCGGGTAAAGGCTGGGTTATCATCGGTGATGAAAACTACGGTGAAGGTTCTTCCCGTGAACACGCGGCAATGTGCCCAAGACACTTGGGTGCTTCTGCGGTTATCACGAAATCCTTCGCTCGTATCCACGAGACGAACCTGAAAAAACAAGGTGTGCTGGCTTTGACTTTCGTTAATCCAAAAGATTACGACAAAGTTCAGGAAGCAGACCGTGTTTCCCTGGTTGATCTGAAAGATCTGGCTCCAGGTAAAAACGTGAAAATGAACATCAAACACGCTGATGGCTCTTCCGAGACTATCGAGCTGAAACACACTTACAACGCTGAACAGTTGAAATGGTTCCGCGCGGGAAGTGCGTTGAATCTGATCCGCGGTCTGTAA
- a CDS encoding NAD-dependent deacylase yields MDLRLFKNIVILTGAGISAESGIRTFRDQDGLWEDHRIEDVATPEAFARNPALVQRFYNLRRAQLRDPNLAPNPAHQALVDLENLWEGNFLLVTQNVDNLHRRAGSKNLLHMHGRLDRVFCLHCDEHFEWLLDLAVDQPCPHCGRKGGVRPDIVWFGEMPHHMEEIYEALDKADYFISIGTSGNVYPAAGFVRLAWKAKKIEINLKDTEISPAFDEHFVGPASTEVPRFITQFLE; encoded by the coding sequence ATGGACTTAAGGCTTTTTAAGAACATCGTCATCCTGACGGGCGCGGGAATCTCGGCCGAGAGCGGGATTCGCACGTTCCGCGACCAGGACGGCCTGTGGGAAGACCACCGCATCGAGGATGTGGCAACCCCTGAAGCTTTTGCTCGAAACCCGGCTTTGGTTCAGCGCTTTTACAACCTGAGAAGGGCTCAACTGAGGGACCCGAATCTGGCTCCCAACCCGGCCCATCAAGCCCTGGTCGACCTGGAAAACCTTTGGGAGGGAAACTTCCTGCTGGTCACCCAAAACGTCGACAACCTTCACCGACGCGCAGGCTCTAAAAACCTGCTGCACATGCATGGGCGCCTGGACCGCGTCTTTTGCCTGCATTGCGACGAGCATTTCGAGTGGCTGCTGGATCTGGCGGTGGATCAACCCTGCCCCCATTGTGGGCGCAAAGGCGGTGTTCGCCCTGATATCGTCTGGTTTGGTGAAATGCCCCACCACATGGAGGAAATCTATGAGGCCCTGGACAAGGCTGATTATTTTATCTCGATTGGAACCAGCGGCAATGTCTATCCGGCGGCGGGCTTTGTGCGTCTGGCCTGGAAAGCGAAGAAAATAGAAATCAATCTCAAAGACACCGAGATCTCCCCCGCGTTTGACGAGCACTTTGTCGGCCCGGCCTCCACGGAGGTTCCTCGGTTTATCACCCAATTTCTGGAGTGA
- a CDS encoding type II toxin-antitoxin system YoeB family toxin: protein MPENIRIKAHAWIWSVKEAGLRVTQKSPGLHDEPLKGSRTGQRSVRLNRSYRLIYRMIEKQIHIELLEVHKHEY, encoded by the coding sequence GTGCCCGAAAATATCCGCATTAAAGCACATGCGTGGATTTGGTCTGTAAAGGAAGCTGGTTTAAGAGTCACGCAAAAGAGCCCCGGCCTGCATGACGAACCCCTTAAAGGCAGCCGAACTGGTCAACGATCCGTTAGATTAAACCGCTCTTACAGACTGATTTATCGGATGATAGAAAAACAGATCCATATTGAACTTTTGGAGGTTCACAAACATGAGTACTAA
- a CDS encoding helix-turn-helix transcriptional regulator — MSTKKGSDALEMMEAKYGRLSVAGLLISCRTSDELSQTQFAKKLGMSVQSLCDLEKGRRIPSPGRAAKIAKKIGYPEIALVTLAVRDALYAEGFKYNVKLESA, encoded by the coding sequence ATGAGTACTAAAAAAGGATCCGATGCACTTGAAATGATGGAGGCTAAATATGGGCGCCTGTCTGTGGCAGGCCTGCTGATCTCATGCAGAACTTCTGACGAACTTTCCCAAACCCAATTCGCAAAGAAACTGGGGATGTCAGTACAAAGCCTCTGTGACCTGGAAAAAGGCCGCAGAATCCCCTCTCCAGGAAGAGCCGCAAAGATCGCAAAAAAAATCGGCTATCCCGAAATCGCGCTTGTAACGCTGGCTGTTCGGGATGCCCTTTATGCGGAAGGCTTCAAGTACAACGTTAAGCTTGAAAGCGCCTAG
- a CDS encoding peptide methionine sulfoxide reductase encodes MATPDFSPFRHMNDIEGLEPEGIFVDAKTGEPILLRADNDYWVNPFALKFIPVRDLSQNGYQDYVELFETDEEEAEREAGGAKEAGAPGY; translated from the coding sequence ATGGCAACTCCCGATTTTTCGCCATTTCGCCACATGAATGATATCGAGGGGCTGGAGCCCGAAGGCATCTTTGTCGACGCCAAAACCGGCGAGCCGATCTTGCTTCGGGCAGATAACGACTATTGGGTGAATCCCTTCGCCCTGAAATTCATCCCGGTTCGCGATCTTTCCCAAAATGGCTATCAGGATTACGTCGAGCTTTTTGAAACCGACGAAGAAGAAGCCGAGCGCGAGGCTGGTGGCGCCAAAGAAGCTGGGGCTCCGGGCTACTGA